A region from the Arcanobacterium buesumense genome encodes:
- a CDS encoding ABC transporter permease, translated as MSGKNPKGIFRQSVEVFVSNRLAVVGLSILIVFTLFSFVGPYIWVTEQQYSSLSDAYLPLSAEHPLGTDGVGFDELGRLMEGGKTSIIIGLAAGILATTIGTIWGAIAGFVGGWVDSAMMRIVDAMMAVPALFLFILIASVITPNVPLLVLTIGAFAWLNPARLIRGESLALRSREYITAMRGMGGSPLRAVRTHIVRNAIGTVIVNATFQVADAILYVAYLSFLGLGVPPPAANWGGMLSTGMNEVYNGHWWLLYPPGIMIILLVVAFNFVGDGLRDAFEVRLRSR; from the coding sequence ATGAGTGGTAAGAATCCGAAAGGCATATTCCGGCAAAGTGTAGAAGTTTTTGTTTCTAACCGGTTAGCTGTTGTTGGGCTATCGATTCTCATTGTGTTTACACTATTTTCGTTCGTCGGCCCCTATATTTGGGTAACGGAACAGCAATATTCGTCGCTTTCAGATGCCTATCTGCCGTTGTCTGCTGAGCATCCACTGGGTACTGACGGTGTAGGTTTCGACGAACTGGGTCGCTTAATGGAAGGTGGTAAAACTTCTATCATTATTGGTTTAGCTGCCGGTATTTTGGCGACGACGATCGGCACAATTTGGGGAGCTATTGCTGGTTTCGTTGGCGGCTGGGTTGATTCAGCAATGATGCGTATCGTTGATGCGATGATGGCAGTGCCAGCTCTCTTCCTCTTCATTCTGATCGCCTCAGTTATCACGCCGAATGTTCCACTTTTGGTGTTAACTATTGGTGCGTTTGCGTGGTTGAATCCGGCCCGTCTGATCCGTGGTGAATCGTTGGCGTTGCGCTCGCGTGAGTATATTACGGCGATGCGTGGCATGGGTGGTTCTCCATTGCGGGCTGTTCGAACTCATATTGTGCGAAACGCTATCGGAACGGTGATTGTTAATGCTACGTTCCAGGTTGCTGACGCTATCTTGTATGTTGCCTACCTGTCCTTCCTCGGACTTGGTGTGCCGCCACCGGCAGCGAACTGGGGAGGCATGCTTTCTACCGGTATGAATGAGGTATACAACGGTCACTGGTGGTTGTTGTATCCGCCAGGAATCATGATTATTTTGCTGGTTGTTGCGTTTAACTTCGTTGGTGATGGGTTACGTGACGCGTTTGAAGTACGTTTGCGAAGCCGTTAG